ATCTCACTAAAACCAGATTACAATCGATCCTTAAATGGTAGCATGCAATTCATTAAGAAGCATATCAACAGCTCCATCATCATCACCCTCAATTTCTTTAACTATTTCCAGTTCATTTCCAGGGTTTACCCCTTTGTAAAAGGGTAAATACGACATATAAACAGGATCTTCAAGAACACCTGATTTTCTCATCACCTCAAACAAAGCCTCCTTGCTTTTTTCATCATTTTGCTCTTCACAAATGTTATAAACTGCCAAAAGATTCACGGGTTTTGGTCTCCAGAAGCTTGATCCTTCATTAGAAATTGCTTCTTCTAAGCAATTTAGAGCATCAGAAACCCTATTTGCATTGATATGGCTTTCAGCAACAATCTCCCAAGTACTCGAATTCAATTTCCCAACATCCAACATTTCTTTAAAAAGAGACTCGGCTTTTTCTGTAAGCCCTTTTCTAACATACCACCCCAATAAAAGATTTCCAATTCTGGGGTCATAAGATGACTTCACTGAAACCCATTCTTCATAAAGAATCTCAGCTTCTTCTATATCATTCATACGGATGAATGAAGAGATCACAGCATGATAACCCAAATTAGGTATGTAAGGAAAGACCGATTTGTAAGTCTcccaaattctttgaatttcttCTTTCTTGCCAATACTTCCATAATGAGATAAAAGATAATGATAAGGAATTCGATCACGTCCAGTAATTAGACTTTCTATCTTTCTAAGAGAATCTTCAGCTTTTTCAAATTTGTCATTCTTGATGTAAAATGTGGCCATTGTGCTATAAGTAGTCCAATTTGGATTAAGAGAAGGATCAAGATTCAGTTTTTCAAATGattcttccatcttttcaataGATCCTTGAGACCCACGAGAAGATATCCAGatattatatgaatataaatcTAATCCTATGTTGTTTTCCATCATCTCTGAAACTATGGCTTCCACTTTTTCTTGATCTTTAAGGTTCATGTAGAGTGTCATCATGACGTTAAATGGAAGTGCATGGCTTGCATAGTCTTTCTTTTTCATTTCGACTAATAAAGCCTCGGCCTTTTCCACCATTTTAGCACGTACGTAAGCATTCAAGAGTGCCCCATAGATGCGCTTGTCCATTAAATTATTGGGCATGTTTTTGAAGTAATCTTCAGCGCCTGAAATGCCGTGGACTTTTGAAACTAGATCTAGTTGAATTGCAGCATCACTTGACGATATTCTAAATCTCTCGGGCCTATTATTCATCCAATTGTAAATCTGCAGTGACGAAAATTTCATAAAAACCCTAGATGATGTTTAATTCTCGACAAGTAAAACCAGAAACAATATATCACTAACTACAAGCAAATTTAAGAAAGCAAATGATGAACGTAACAAAGAAACACAAATTTAACACACGGTGAATCTATTTTAATCCAGATATACCTCAAGAGCAAGCTTGTGACGACCATACTTTCTCATTTCTTTCACAATTCTACAAAGCTCCCACTTGGTAACTTTTTTCCCTTCGTTCTCCCACTGATTCAACACCTCAGTGGCCCCCTTTTCAGGGTCTCCTATTAGTGAGATCCTCTTGTAAATGACTTTCCAGGTGACCGCCGTTCCAGACTTTTTCTCATGGTCCACTGTGCCATAGTTGTACACTTTTGAAACTGGTGATGACGACGAAGAATAACGGTTTTTGACGATAAACGAAGTAAATTGGGGTTTTTTGTGGGGTGAACTTCGAAACCCATATGGGAAATTGAGAGAATGAGAGAgggaagatgaagataaagatgaCGAGAGAGAAATAGATTGTGGGTGTGGTGGAGATTGGGAAACTGTTGGATGGAGCAACATTTTTTCGAGATTTTATtggatcaattagggttttaggaggtGCTTTCAAAATATTGAAGAACACAGTAGCAACCAAGATAAGAGTGGGTTTGTGCAATTGTGTGTGAGTGTGCTTGTCACTATGAATAGTTCGTTAAATTTAGTCCTTTAAGTTTATGTAAAGTTTTTTACTACCCACTTTAAGTTTATAAGTACTAATGATAGTccctatgtttttttttcttttttgaaaatgATCGAACATAATACcatttttttataacaaaatataacatTTGATACAAACAGTTATTTATCTGTAATCTTTTATATCATTTTCAATAGGGAGGTGATTCTTCCACATCAAAATTTTGATTCATCCACTAAAATTTATATCTATTACCAATTATGCCCCTCATTTAATATTGAAAGAAAAAGAACACGTGCAGTCCATCTCTTTTTTCCACGCCCATGCCAAAATTAGAACTAACTTTTTTTCTTCTGTGTTATTTTTTACATTGTTCTCATTTTAATACTTAATTCTATTTATGAACTGAAAGATCGACACTCATTTAGTCATTTTAATACTTAAATTAAGGCTTAAAGTGATAACTTTGTGTCTACACTCCTCCAAAAGATATTGTCTTTGGGTTTTATAACTTGAAAGGCTAGGCCTGCTTTCCCTTTTACTATATTAATAAGAACTAGATTTTTCCAATATGTTGATAGAAGCTGAGATTTTAACAGCAGCCACATGAGACTGAAACTGATTGGTGATCTTAAACTGAAACCTGCATTCATTTATTTACTATTGAGCTTGAATAAACCGAGTTAGTAGACTTAAACACCAGTGAAGCAACTTCCATTTCTACAACAATTTCAGCTGCAACTTTTGATCCTGGGGAAGATACATTTATTTGTATCACAATTTTTTTTTAGCCATATCTTTAGGTTAATCCCAAATTTTGTGGTCAAGATTTGAATCACCGATCTGAATGTAGAGTACATGAGGTTCAGTATGAGAGTGAGTCATTTGAGTGAGTTTTTAGCGAATTATAATTGTTTAATAGGTTTAATCAATCAAAAATTGACAATTCATTCGTATAGCAATGACGATGCTTGAGAATCATAAATAGCAATGAAGTTGTTTGAGAATCAGATATTGAAAAGGCATCACCGATGAGTCGATGAGGAAGCAAGAATAAGGAAGGAGCATCATTTTCGTTTGGAAACATAACCTTGGAATTGTTCTCTCGCTTTAATATCTACAAATTTAAATGAAGGGCATATTTGTCAATACAAATATATTTCAGTGGATGGAGTAAAATCTGTTTTGGAAAAATCACTTCCCTTTTCAATACCAAAAATGTATGTCGTTTATTTAAAAGATAACGACGGTTATTACTTTCTCTTTCGTTCATTAACTAAACAGATAAATCATTTTTGTTATAATGTCACATACATTTAAACATGCATATTATATTTGTTAGCTTTTTACAAATttgatttacatatttttatTACAATAACTCTATAATAAATTACTAGTATTACAATAactctataataataataaattattaaaaattattaaatgtttaaataagagaaaattaaaaatttagcCTTTTTTGCTAATTACTTTACAGATAATAGCCAAAAAAATACCAAAAGTTACAAaaatagtgttggattagtgtctaagtccataactattttggtatgtacttgatccgatggtgcatggtccttttgagttgccttcaccaaagcaacttgataggatgaattatggagagaaatgattaaatatgatttattaatatattatgagaataatatattaaaggagaaatcatattgtttaattaatattagtcaagaattaataagaattaagtttgtcactaaaagacattaattaaacttaagggactagaactgtcaattgtatgatagttggatattgagctaatggactccatattaaaggagtggacgaattctatggggaagcccattagaaatcgtcctaggcctttaaggaaggagcccatgggttgcttagggcttaagcatccaaattagggtttccttgttacataaccctaatagcctcactatttaaagaacccttatgccccaaaaacgtggtgaacttgttttctagggtttccacacattttgggcagcctccttctcttctcctcttcatcctcttgctcttggtgtttgtgaaccattagaggagtgacatttgtgactctaagctttctaaagttattacaagaaggatttggaatttttattgctacataacaatcaaggtatgatctaaaacctaatccatatgttatattgattgtcatatactagatctagggtttatagtcttggatgaattgcatgtacaatagacaaacctagatccaagcattagggtttgtatgagcacataggatgttcttatgattaaaacccatcagtggtatcaaagccttgattggtttctattgtattgatgccttggttatttgttcaagccttaaaaaaatcgattttttgcctCCTGcctgatgtactcggcgagtcccattgtggactcggcgagtaggccccctactcggcgagttcataggggtactcggcgagttcgagcgtcagaaagaggggatttcggggtTTCTTGCTATTTTACTCATGGATacatgccttatctgttttagatcattaaaattcgattttatacatatttattagcatatccttgattaaacaaaaaataattaccaattgattagataataacttccttatatgattaaagttgattatttgtactaattgggtaacttattttgcaagaaattgaaattaggtcaaatatagataatgataaaattaattgttgaattcatattatttgttatttgatccttgtgttatgaaaagtttcaattttcccctttaagttttatagtttaaatttgaactcaaaagttttgttttgaaatttaaatagttaaaaccctaatgttttgaaaatgtttcaaaacttgccctcaagttttggaatttaaaagttgattaaaagtttaatttaggaatgttaaattctaaaaccctagtatagttttgaaaagttcaaatcacacccttatggttttattaattaattaaagtgtataattaaaagagatttagtaaatccataaagttttggtgtacaatttaattaaattaaaagtataattattaaattagaccacctagtattttaaaggtgtaaaatacaccctatactatatatataacattaaaagtctaacattatatatatgtatgagtaaaagtcagtcttaccattaacagacctcattcacgaagctggtctataaggggcgtttaaggaaattgtctataaaatggcgattgaatgggtatccactcttacccaccgcactcttgactagtggagggtcgttagtcgaacgggtaggataggacagaaacctttcaatataagtataatgatgtaacaccgtgaatttaaaaataatttttcgcataatataaaaacaatttcatttaattttcataaaacatcaagtttaaaactccaatccatatcatacaaaatcccaagatcacatatcataaaaatcccatgcgtgtgtacagatcaagccggcgccttcccacggtcatctttagtacctgaaacaaacaacactaacactgtaagcacaaagcttagtgagttccccaatataccacacataacacatattagccactcgaggctataactctgtgggtccgtagaccctactctgtgaacccactggttctaactctgggaaccttccgattccaactctataaacatgcacagcataaatcacatagaaatgatgcagtacaacacataacatacatatagcatacaaatactctgtcacatactctgattacctactcaaggtaaagtatagtgagaagactcacctcgtatatctcgataactcgcgaatcctggaaatcactcgtgctcgatccttcgagctataatcctcctataacatcatatgtctctaattaacacttttaccactaaggttgactacccctatcaagtcaacactggtcaactctggtcaacagtcaacggtcaactttgaccggactcagcgagtgcactagggcgactcggcaagtctatacgtgttcactgactctctaggatcctctcctgacacgtcgagtacacccccaactcgatgagtcccacctggcatgaatcgcggggccaccacgactcaactcgccgagtctcaagaacaactcggcgagttccagctcgactcagtccacctgtcaaccctctctaactctccctgactcactgagtcaacccttaactcggcaagaccactcgctgagtggtttagtacaatcttcatgctactcaccgagtctgttcttcggactcggcgagtccatgccatgcatcaactcaatctcacctc
The genomic region above belongs to Lactuca sativa cultivar Salinas chromosome 4, Lsat_Salinas_v11, whole genome shotgun sequence and contains:
- the LOC111885674 gene encoding pentatricopeptide repeat-containing protein At1g02150; this encodes MLLHPTVSQSPPHPQSISLSSSLSSSSLSHSLNFPYGFRSSPHKKPQFTSFIVKNRYSSSSSPVSKVYNYGTVDHEKKSGTAVTWKVIYKRISLIGDPEKGATEVLNQWENEGKKVTKWELCRIVKEMRKYGRHKLALEIYNWMNNRPERFRISSSDAAIQLDLVSKVHGISGAEDYFKNMPNNLMDKRIYGALLNAYVRAKMVEKAEALLVEMKKKDYASHALPFNVMMTLYMNLKDQEKVEAIVSEMMENNIGLDLYSYNIWISSRGSQGSIEKMEESFEKLNLDPSLNPNWTTYSTMATFYIKNDKFEKAEDSLRKIESLITGRDRIPYHYLLSHYGSIGKKEEIQRIWETYKSVFPYIPNLGYHAVISSFIRMNDIEEAEILYEEWVSVKSSYDPRIGNLLLGWYVRKGLTEKAESLFKEMLDVGKLNSSTWEIVAESHINANRVSDALNCLEEAISNEGSSFWRPKPVNLLAVYNICEEQNDEKSKEALFEVMRKSGVLEDPVYMSYLPFYKGVNPGNELEIVKEIEGDDDGAVDMLLNELHATI